The Haloplanus natans DSM 17983 DNA segment CTCGTCCGCTGCCCGTTGCCCGTCGGCTTCGCTTCTGCTCACGACGCACACGTTCGCGCCCGCTTCCGCCAGCGCTTCCGCGAGTGCGCGGCCGATGCCGCGGCTCGCGCCCGTGACGATTGCCGTCTCTCCGTCGAGTCGGAACTGATCCAGTCCGATCATACACTGGGGCTTGCTCCAGAGCGTAATAATTCAGTGACACCGAATGGAGGGTGGGGCCGTTCTCCGGCGGACCGGGGCGACACGGAGTCGTCACTCGAAGCGGGTGCGGACGCTTTCGGCGTGAGCCTCGAGGCCCTCCAGTTCGGCCAGCGTGACGATGGTGTCGGAAATCGAATCGAGTACGTCGCCGTCGAGTCGCTGGACCGTTCGTGAACGGACGAAACTGTCCACCGAGAGGCCGCCCGTCGTCCTGGCGGACTGCGATGTCGGCAGGACGTGGTTCGTGCCACTGGCGTAGTCGCCGGCGGCGACGGGACTGTACTCGCCGACGAAGACGCTCCCGGCGCTGTCGATGTGGTCGAGCGTCTCGTCGTCGTCTGCGGTCATCACCACAAGGTGTTCGACGGCGTACTCCTCGGCGAACGCCGTGGCGTCGGCCATCGAATCGGCGACGAAGACGCCGCTACTCTCGTTTGCTAACGCCTCCTCGATGACGTCCGTCCGGTCACGTTCCGGGGCTTGGCGCTCGACTTCCGCGACGACATCCTGAGCGAGCGTTTCGTCCGGCGTCACCGCGACGGCCGACGAGTGGGGGTCGTGTTCGGCCTGCCCGACGAGTTCCGCGGCGACGTAACGGGGGGTCGCCGTCCCGTCGGCGACGACTAACACCTCCGTCGGCCCGGCTATCATGTCGATCGCCACGTCACCTCTGACCTCGGCTTTCGCCGCGGCGACCCATCGATTCCCCGGTCCGACGATCTTTTCGACGGCCGGTATCGTCCCCGTCCCGTGAGCGAGCGCCCCGATGGCCTGAGCCCCGCCGACGCCGTACACTTCGTCGGCACCGGCGAGTCCGATAGCCGCGAGCGTCACCGGGTTCAGTTCGTCCGCCGGCGGCGTCACCACGACGACTTCCTCGACGCCCGCCACTTTCGCGGGGACGACGGTCATGAGTGCCGTCGAGGGGTACGCCGCACTGCCGCCGGGAACGTACGCCCCGACGCGCCGAATCGGTCGAAACTGGCGGCCGAGAATCGATCCGTCGAACGAGTCGGTCCAGTCGGTCCGAACCTGACGCTCGTGGAACGCCCGGATTCGCTCTGCGGCCGCCTCGATGGCCTCGCGTATCTCCGGATCGACGTTCGACGCCGCCCGTTCGGTCGCATTCGTGATGTCGAATTCGTCGACATCGACGCCGTCGAACTTGCGACTGAACTCACGAAGCGCGTCGTCGCCGTCGGTCCGAACCTCCTCGACGATGGCCCGCACGTCGTCGCGGATTTCATCGATTCCGGCGTCTCGGTCCAAAACGACCGCCCGTTCGGACGGGGTGAGGGCGGAGAGCGATTGTGTCTCCATGGCGGTTATCGTACGCTCGGGTTTCTGTATTAAACTTCACCCGCCATGTGGGGTCGCGTTAACTCCGGCATCGGTTCCACCAGACGGCGAGGGCTTGGAGCGACGAGACGCTCGCGCCAGTACTCGGGGCCGTACTCGGACGCGACGCCTCGGCCCTCGACCGGATCAGCGCGTGTTCGGGTGGCGCGTCGAAGTCCATAGTGGCCCCCCGTGGCCCGAGAACCTATATCTGCGGTCGAAGTGGTCGTCGGGAGGTTTTTGCGTCGCCCCGATCCAGACAGCACATGACCGACGTCGACGGGGACGACGCCCAACCGAGCGATCGGTTGCGCGCCCGCGCCGCCGAGAGCCGAACGAAGCTCTGGTTGCTGCTCGAGGCCGACCGTCGTCTCGTCGTCGCGGGGCTGTTCCTCGTGGTGGTTGCGGTGTTGGTCGCGGTGGGGGTGTCCCTCCCGGCCGCCGAGAATACGCTCCGCACCACCGACTCGATCGACACGCTCTTTCAGGGCTTCCTCACCGCCACCATCACCGGCGTCACGCTGGTGTTGACGCTGAACCAGCTCGTGCTCTCGCAGGAACTCGGCGCGGTAGGCGACCAGCGCGAGCGGATGGCGGGCGCCCTCGAATTTCGCGAGGATGCCGCCGAACTCATCGAGGCGCCGGTCAGTCCCGCCCGGCCCTCGCAGTTCCTGCGGGCGCTCGTGCAGATGGCCGGTCGGCGTGCCGCCAACCTTCGGGACGCCGTGGACGAAGGCCACCCCGCCCACGCGGCGGTCACGGACCTCACGGGGAGTCTGATCGGGAACGCCGAGAGCGTCACCGACGACCTCGACGGCGCGCAGTTCGGCGAGTTCGACGTGCTCTCGGCGGCACTGAACTTCAATTACTCGTGGAAGATATTCACCGCCCAGCGCATCCGCGCGGATCACGACGCTCTCGACGACGACGCCGAGGCGGCGCTCGACTCGCTGGTCGATACGCTCGAACTGTTCGGGCCGGCACGCGAACACTTCAAAACACTGTACTTTCAGTGGGAGCTCATCAATCTCTCGCGGGGCATCCTCGCGGCCGCCCTCCCCGCGCTCCTCGTGACGATCTGCATGGTCGCCTTCTTCGACCGCACGGGCGCCACGGCCCAGTCGCTGGGTCTCGTTCCCGTGGTCGCCTTCACGTCGACGGTGGCGATCCTGCCTTTCCTCGTCCTGTTCGCCTACGTCCTTCGGATCGCGACGGTGACGAAACACACCCTCTCCATCGGCCCGTTCATCCTGCGCGAGACGGAGCAGGTGGAGGAAGTGACGTGGGACGACACCCAGTCCCGTTAGCCTTTAGCCACCGGCCGTATAAGCCCGCGTAATGACTGCGCAGGCGCTCCAGCAACGTGATCTCGCGGTCGTCATCGGGCTGGAGGTCCACGTCCAGCTCGAAACCGACACGAAGATCTTCTGTGGCTGTTCGACCGAACCGGCCGAGGACGAGGAACCGAACACCCGGACCTGCCCGGTCTGTCTCGGCTTGCCGGGGGCGCTTCCCGTGCTCAACGAGGCGGCCGTCGAGGCGGCGGTCAAGATCGGGAAGGCACTCGACGCCGAGGTGGCCGAGGACACCCGCTTCCACCGGAAGAACTACTACTACCCCGACCTGCCGAAGAACTTCCAGATCACGCAGTACGACGCGCCGATCTGTGCCGACGGCTCGCTCGAAGTGGGCGTCGAGGGCGAGCGCCGCGACATCGGCATCGGTCGCGCCCACCTCGAAGAGGACCCGGGGAGCCTCCAGCACGAAGGCGGCAACATCGAGACGGCCAGTCACACGCTGGTCGACTACAACCGCGCGGGCACGCCGCTGATGGAGATCGTCACCGACCCGGACTTCCGCGGTCCCGGCGAGGTGCGGGCGTTTCTCGCCAAACTGGAGGAAGTACTCGAGTATCTCGGCGTCTTCGACGCCTCGCGCGACGGCAGCCTCCGCATCGACGCCAACATCTCCCTCGTCCCCGCCGACGAGATGGACGACGACGGCGTCGTCGACGACTCGACCCTCGCCGCGGCCAACCGGACGGAGGTGAAAAACATCTCCAGTCACAAGGGGGCGGAGAAGGCGCTGGCCTACGAGGTGACCCGCCAGAAGAACGCGGTGAAGCGCGGCCGCGAGGTCGAACAGGAGACCCGTCACTGGGACGAGTCGCGGGGCATCACCGTCTCCATGCGGTCGAAAGAAGAGGAGAAGGACTACCGCTACTTCCGGGAGGCCGACCTCCCGCCGCTACAGGTGGCCGACTGGAAAGAGCGCATCCCCATCCCCGAACTCCCCGACGCCCGCCGCGAGCGCTTCCGCGAGGCGTACGGCCTCGATACCGAGGCGGCGTCGAAGCTCACGTCGACGAAGGAAGTGGCGGACTTCTTCGAGGACGTGGCCGACCGCTTCGATCCCGATCTTGCGGCGACGTGGGTGGCCGACGACCTGCTGGGCGAACTCAACTACCGCGACATGCGGATCACCGACGTGACGGATCGCCTCGACGAGTTCGCCCGCCTGATCGAACTCGTCGCCGCGGACGAGATAACCGAAAAAAACGCCCGCGAGGTGGTCCTGCGGGCGATGCTCGACGAAGGACTGCGTCCGGACGAGGTGGTCGAGCGCGAGGGTCTGGGGAAGGCGGGCGACGACGCCGTCGAATCCGCCGTCGAGGCGGCCATCGATGAAAACCCCGACGCCGTCGAGGATTACCACGCTGGCGAGGGCGGCGCCCTCAACTTCCTCGTCGGGCAGGTCATGAGTAAGACGGGCGGAAGCGCCGACCCCGCCGCCGTCAACGGCCTGCTTCGCGAGCGACTCGACGATTAACGGCCCAGCACCGGCTGCTCGAGTGCGACCACCTCGGCCATGATGGCCTCGACGTGGTCGTCCTCCACACCGTTTTCCTCCAGTGCCGACCGCAGGTACTGCCCGACGCGTGGCGGTCGACCGTAACGGAATCGATCGACGCCGCCTCGCCCAGTGCGGCCGCGAGACAGTCGGCCACGCCGCGGAGTTCCAACTGCACGTGAATCCCCGAGGCCATGCATCCTGCCAATTTCCGCCGGCTGATAAACGCGTTCGTTCGGCACGGCACGCCCGACGGTCGCGCCCCCGTCGCCACTGCACGCCGTCGCCGTCGGTCACTCCGATCGGCCGTCGTCCATCAGAGACGAGACGACGAGTCGCTTGATCCCGCGTCGAAGGAGGCCACTGGCCGCGGGCTGAGAGATACCCAACTCGGCGGCGACATCGCCGAGCGTCGCGTTCCGTGGCTCTTCGAAATAGCCCATCTCGCACGCGACGAGCAGCGCTTCCCGCTGGCTATCGGTCAACCCGGCATCCGTCTCACCCAAACTGGCGTACTCGTTTACGCGCAGTAACTCGATGTCGATGTCGTGCTGTTGTGCGTAGTCCCAGAGGTGGACCAGATCGGTTCGCTCGGGTATCCACACCGTCAGCACCCACGCGCGTCCATCGTTTTCCATGTCGAGGATGACGCCATTGGCGGCCGAAATCACCGGCGAGAGGAGCTTCGCTTCGTCGGTATACTCGAAGCTGTAGATCGCCCTCTCGTCTCTGGTTTCGATGACTCGTTCGAACTCGCCGACGGTCCGATCCTCTCGTAACCCGTCTTCGAACCGGGAAAAATCCGAAGACTTTATATGATAGAAGAATTTCCCCGATGTCGGGTCCGTTCCCGCCTCCGACACCGACTTGACGTTCGCAGTTCGGTCGTGAGCGACGGTCTCCGTGAGCACTATGTCGGGATGCCGGGCTCGGACGACCGCTTTGATATCGGCCATTGTTCTGTAGGGCAGTAGTTTTTATCGCGGTGACTCCCGCAATCAAGCACTTCGAGACGCCCGGGGATTATTTACGTTGCGATGCTCGTAACCGGCGCCGTCGCGGTGGCCGTGTGGCGAGTTATAGTAGCGTTTGGAACTGTTTGCACACCTGATCGCCAGACTGCGTTCGATCAGGTGTGCAATGACTTACAAAGGCTACTATACCCGAGGCGCGCCGCTCTCCCGGTGACTTAGATTTGGTGGCTGAACAGCGTCGCCCAGAGGGACTCGAACCGACTGGTCGTGAACGACGGGGTGACTTTGGCGGGGAGGTAGAATTTCGATTCCGTAGCTACATCGTGATCGTCGGCACGGGATCTCTGTACCATACGGCCGAACGAAAGGCCCGTGACCGCATCCGTCTGTAGCTTAATCGTATAAGCTATTTATGCCGGGGCCGGAATCGGTCCCGGATTTCTGCCCACGTCGCCCGGTGAGACCGACGTGCCGCCGGCATGGGATCAGTTCACACGACTCACGTCCAGCGATTACGGCCACGAAAGCTTTAGGCGGGTGGTCGGCCTACGAGTCGGCGATGAAACGCGGCCCCGAACTGATCGTCACGGAGAAGGACAACGCCGCCCGCCGGATCGCCGACATTCTGAGCGGCGGGAGCGCGGATAGCGACCGCGTCAACGGCGTCAACGTCTACAAGTGGGGCGGCAAGCGGTGTATC contains these protein-coding regions:
- the hisD gene encoding histidinol dehydrogenase codes for the protein METQSLSALTPSERAVVLDRDAGIDEIRDDVRAIVEEVRTDGDDALREFSRKFDGVDVDEFDITNATERAASNVDPEIREAIEAAAERIRAFHERQVRTDWTDSFDGSILGRQFRPIRRVGAYVPGGSAAYPSTALMTVVPAKVAGVEEVVVVTPPADELNPVTLAAIGLAGADEVYGVGGAQAIGALAHGTGTIPAVEKIVGPGNRWVAAAKAEVRGDVAIDMIAGPTEVLVVADGTATPRYVAAELVGQAEHDPHSSAVAVTPDETLAQDVVAEVERQAPERDRTDVIEEALANESSGVFVADSMADATAFAEEYAVEHLVVMTADDDETLDHIDSAGSVFVGEYSPVAAGDYASGTNHVLPTSQSARTTGGLSVDSFVRSRTVQRLDGDVLDSISDTIVTLAELEGLEAHAESVRTRFE
- the gatB gene encoding Asp-tRNA(Asn)/Glu-tRNA(Gln) amidotransferase subunit GatB, producing MTAQALQQRDLAVVIGLEVHVQLETDTKIFCGCSTEPAEDEEPNTRTCPVCLGLPGALPVLNEAAVEAAVKIGKALDAEVAEDTRFHRKNYYYPDLPKNFQITQYDAPICADGSLEVGVEGERRDIGIGRAHLEEDPGSLQHEGGNIETASHTLVDYNRAGTPLMEIVTDPDFRGPGEVRAFLAKLEEVLEYLGVFDASRDGSLRIDANISLVPADEMDDDGVVDDSTLAAANRTEVKNISSHKGAEKALAYEVTRQKNAVKRGREVEQETRHWDESRGITVSMRSKEEEKDYRYFREADLPPLQVADWKERIPIPELPDARRERFREAYGLDTEAASKLTSTKEVADFFEDVADRFDPDLAATWVADDLLGELNYRDMRITDVTDRLDEFARLIELVAADEITEKNAREVVLRAMLDEGLRPDEVVEREGLGKAGDDAVESAVEAAIDENPDAVEDYHAGEGGALNFLVGQVMSKTGGSADPAAVNGLLRERLDD
- a CDS encoding helix-turn-helix domain-containing protein — its product is MADIKAVVRARHPDIVLTETVAHDRTANVKSVSEAGTDPTSGKFFYHIKSSDFSRFEDGLREDRTVGEFERVIETRDERAIYSFEYTDEAKLLSPVISAANGVILDMENDGRAWVLTVWIPERTDLVHLWDYAQQHDIDIELLRVNEYASLGETDAGLTDSQREALLVACEMGYFEEPRNATLGDVAAELGISQPAASGLLRRGIKRLVVSSLMDDGRSE